The sequence TTAAAGCCGTTCTTGTGTGTCTTATATATTTGTTGGTGGGATAACTTGCCTAATAGCTACTCCGGGGGCTTTCCGTTAATGTTATAAATCCAGGCTGTTCCTTCTCCTGTTCGCCACGGCAAATGGGAGCCCTTCTTTCTCATATTTTGCTtatgtcccccctcccccaagacaCATGCAGGAGATGTGCTCTGAAACTTACAGGACTCTTTCTATATCTTAGGAAAAGATCTTGCTCAGTACTTTTGTGAAAGCTGCTTGCTTTATCTGAAGACTTTTGAAGGCATCTTGACAAGTGCTTATTTCTCGTGCATGTAGTACCTTTAAGTAAATGCAACTTAGGTCAATGGCTGAATCTCCTGAAAGGTTGCTAGAATTGTAAGCCTGTAAATAAGAGTTCGTATGTATACACTCACCATTTGCAGCGTTAGTAAAAagaaccacccctccccccttttaTGCGGTGGGCATGTTCATTTAAAATCATAGAGAAACGGTCTTTGTCTCTTCAACACACCTTACTGTTCTCTGGGAAACatcttatttcattttggaaGGCTGGTGAGGAAAAccataaggttaaaaaaaaaaatcacatctaccATCTGGAAAATTCTAGAGGGCTCTCCTTATGTTAAAAGTGGCATTTTGAAAAAACACCTGAAACGCTGATTGTGGGTGAGCCATTAGAGAAATACTGTCGACCCAGCCACCCTCCTTTCAACCTTCAACTGCACCCTCCAACTGGGGCTGCAGGCAGTGGGGAAACAGGGGACTTAGGTGTGACTCTGGAGTGCTGAAGGCTACAGCACGTCTgtctcactccccacccccatctgtcCAGCGAGAGCGCCGCCATCGGCTGGGCTCAGCAAGGGAGTATTCAGAATCTCACTGTTCATCCATGTGCAGAGagggggggaagaaaagagaggcCGAGGGGGGGAAAAATCCCACATTGTCAGAGTCATGCCAAACTCCCTTTGAGTGGGATGAGCAGAGCAGATGCCGCAGTGAGATGCCAAAGCGGCTCCCCTTCCTCTGCGCCTTGGGTGCCTATAAATTGCTCCGGCGCGCGTTTGTCAGCCTCCTCTTCTCCTGGCAGGTGGTACCCGGGCAGAATTCTGCGTTCAGCCTCTCTCGCGCTCTGCTCCCGGCGGTGAGGCGCTCGCCGCTGCTCGCCAGCCCCTGCGCTCCAGCCCGGGGCCTCCCCGAGCCGCCGGTGCCCAGCGCCGCCTTTCCACGCCCCCGGGGGGCGCCTGGCCTGAGCTCGCGCGCCCGGCGCGGGGTTTTGGGGATGCGCGTCTATTAGAgttctggtggttgccaaggaggagaagaagaagaagaagaagaagaaaaaacaaaaacaaaaccaaaaaacaaggcAGGAGGAGGGCGATCCCAGCGAGCGAAAGAAGAGGAGGCAGAAAAAGGCAACTTCAGACGGAAAGTTGGTGCGAACTGGCGCAGTCGGCGAAACCGGCAAAGTCGatcgcgggcggcggcggcggcggcggcggcggcggcggcggcggcggcagaaAAGTGTGAGCGGCCCCGGCGAGCGCGAGAGGCGGCGGCGGCTCCCTGCCCTCCCGGGGGCCGCGCCGGCGCCGGCGCCGGCGGCAGCCACAGGTGCGAAGGGGCTCGCGGGCGGCGAGGGGGCGCCCCGAGCACCCCGCCCCCTGCTCGGGGACTTGCGCTCAAGTCGCCGGGCGTCCGAGCTCCCTCCCCAGCCGCAGCCTCGGCTGGGGGCAGCGAGAGCGGGCGAGGAGCGGCCGGCGCGCGCCCGCCCAGGGGACTTGGGGTTCGCAGGGGGTTGTTTTCGGCTCTGACGAGGTCCCCGCCCAACCTTCAAAATTTTGTCCAAAAGCAGACAAGAGGATCGCCCCGCGCTGAGCCGGCTGGTGGGCAGCAGGAGGCGCCTGATCGCCGCCGGGGCGCTGGGGGTGGTGATGGTACTTCTGCTGGTCATCCTCATCCCGGTGCTGGTGAGCTCGGCCGGCACGTCGGCGCACTACGAGATGCTGGGCACCTGCCGCATGGTCTGCGACCCGTACGGGGGCACCAAGGCGCCCAGCACGGCCGCCACGCCCGACCGCGGCCTCATGCAGTCCCTGCCCACCTTCATCCAGGGCCCCAAAGGCGAGGCAGGCCGGCCCGGGAAGGCGGGCCCGCGGGGGCCCCCCGGTGAGCCCGGGCCGCCGGGCCCCGCGGGCCCCCCGGGCGAGAAGGGCGAGCCCGGCCGCCAAGGCCTGCCGGGCCCTCCCGGGGCGCCCGGCCTGAACGCGGCCGGGGCCATCAGCGCCGCCACCTACAGCACGGTGCCCAAGATCGCCTTCTACGCCGGCCTCAAGCGGCAGCACGAAGGCTACGAGGTGCTCAAGTTCGACGACGTGGTCACCAACCTCGGTAACCACTACGATCCCACCACGGGCAAGTTCACCTGCTCCATCCCGGGCATCTACTTCTTCACCTACCACGTCCTGATGCGCGGAGGGGATGGCACCAGCATGTGGGCCGATCTCTGCAAAAACAACCAGGTGAgcgcgggcgggcggcggggagggcggggagggagcGCGGGAAGGTGCCGGCGAGAGGGAGGAGACCCCGGGCATGGGGGTGGGAGCCCGCGGAGGAAGGGCGCGGCAGCCGCGCTCGCGGGAGCCTAGAGCCAGGGGCAACGCCGTTCCACTCCGGGAAGGCTGGGGTCGCACGCCAAAGAGCGCCCGGCGGCCTGGAGAGGGTGGTTCCCGAGCCCAGGACCTGCACTTGGTGCGCGCGACCCTCGAGGGGTGGAAGCCGGGATTCGGTCCCCGGGACAGGTTGTGCACCGCGGGGAGTCCCGGAGCAGCGAGCGACCCCCCGGCTGCGGGGTCCTCAGCCGTGCGGGGTCACTGCCAGGTCCTGGCGGGGACGGGAGGGCTGGGGGAGCCAGGAGTGGGCGTGCCAGGGTGACAAACCCGGGGGAGAAAGACCGGGGCCCAAAGGAGAAAGAAGGGGCGCGAAGGAGTGAGTCCGAGCCGGGCGCGTCCAAGGCCGAGGCAGAACCACGGGGCCGGCGGTCGCAAGGTCCCTGCGGCGTCCCAGACCCGGGGAACTCACAGTCAGATTCGAGATGCAAAAACTCTGCTTTAGATTTCAGCTGAAGAAGGGGGAGAGGTAATGAGTGCTGCTAACAAAAGGAAAAGTTGAGACTCTGGGTTTGTGCCGTAAAGCACGCTCGCAGACACAGAACCCAAACTCCactggctggaggaggagggcGCACGGGCAGGTGGTCGGGAGGCCGGGCGGAGGAGCCCAGCCCCGGGGCTCTGGGCCTCACTGCCAGCGAGCCCCAGGGCGCCTGCGTGAGGGTCTTTCCAACCCAGCCTTTTGCTCACAGGCGGCAGTGGCCTTGGCCTTGACTGTGGAATAGCCTCAGATCAGCCCTCGGCCAGAGGACCTGCTCTCCTGAGCCGAGACGATCGGCGCTGCCACAAGGGCCACTGGTCTGCAGTGTTATGCTTGGGGCCACTTCCCCGTTTGCTTGAGAAATTCGCGGTCATTGCAAAACCAAAGCGTGTCCCATCTCTTCATCGGGGGAGGAGAATAATTTTTTGTAATTACCTCAAAGTGTAATCAGACCCTCTGCAAGCGCTGAATCAGCAGCCGCTGGGGGAGACCTTGCAGCCTGCAGTCTGGGTTGAATGCTTGGGCTTCAACTTTGCTTATTGGGTGGTCCAGGGAGTGGCCCCCCTACCCTGCCGTGGCCAGTTGTGATTTTACAGGGGCTCTCCGGCTTCAGGTCACTTCTCCCTTGAATTCAGACCTTTCTAGCTATAACCCAGGTTTCTATTAAGCAACATTAAAGCAGAATTTATTCCAAAGTCCTAATTCACAGTGTCAGAATTCTTccaaagtgaaagacaaataccctaaACGTATAAGACGAAGGACAAAATATcctgtccctcccccttcctacCACCCCTCACTTCTAAAGGAATTCAGAAGTAAATAGCTTAAGGGACCCTAAGGTCGCAtagaacaaaaagaggaaaaatggccACCAGGAGGCACTGACAGGGttgtttattattagttattatgcAAGAAACTAatattaagataaataaaaattattcacagAGCAGTGGGATAGTTATAGGTAAATGGCTAAAAAGGCCATGACACATTGTACCAAAATAGAGCTATTGTGTCACCCTAACAAAATGACTTGTGAACAGCCTCTCAGCAGGCAGTGATGAGACACCCATTTATTTACAAATTGGCTGTCTTCTGACTCAAAGGTTAGGTCTGGCAAATACTATCAGGCTGGAGAGATTGTTTTTAGAGGGATTAATTCAAATAGAGTAAGATTCAAGTTTTATCAATGTATCAAAACACACTTCTTTAAGTATCTGGAAATTGCAACTGCATGAAAAGCTAGGGAACAGTACGTTTAAGTTAGTTTAAATGTTGATGCTGAGGCCCAGGTAAAGATtccaagaaaacaattccatatatgtgttctacgtgcattttgttttttaaattatttcattgtttggaGTGTAGCATGCTTCTTTGTACCATCCTAGCATGCACATTCtatgaggatggggtggggggaggaggaaaaaaaaaaaaaggcacaacagCTGACCTTAAAATGTATAATGCTTTTCATTGGCATTATTAAGCTGCTACTTCTACAAAAGGGGAGCAACAAGttattcagaaaaacaaatatagtagcAAACAATATATTTTCCAGTTCAGCCCGGACTGTTTTGCAAAATGGTTTTTACAATATTACTGTTAAGGAATTCTATATCTAGAATAGAACTGTTTTGTAAAGTCTGGTCTGCAGGCGTTGCAAatgagaaatctttaaaaatccttttaaaattaatgttaaagAAAGAGTTTATCCTTGATTTTCAGTTTTGCTCTTGTCTGATCACTTCTTAGATGGCAGGCCGTTCCCCCCTCTGAGCTGACCTAATTTGTTTTCATAAAACAGAAACTCAGAGATCCATGTCAGCGTAATGTTCTATGGATTAAGTGGATTTGAGAAgcacaaaaaaattaaactaaaaatgcaGTTCACTCTAGGATAGAGGAATGCCTCTGGACCATAACCATATGAGAACCATTTTATTTATGCTTTGTGTTTGAATGCAGGATCACAGATGGAAACATCAAAGGCCAGTAAATTAACCTGATGCGCCACTTAACCTTTTGTTTATGATTCCACAGAAgtacaatgaaaatgaaattatgagAGCATCAGTAGCAATTAATTAAATTAGCAAATGTTACCATAAATATTGTCTCTAATGATAAACCCTCCCTAATAAGATAATGCTAAGGCAGCATAACCTATTACATCCTCACAAACACAGCACTAAAAGGACCACGGTTCTCATATTCCCCATCAAACCATCAACCTAAATTTAATCTTACCATGTCTAAAAAGCCCATGACAGTGCATATTAAAGGCAAAAGTTGGACTCAAATAACTTTCCATAGagactggaaatatttttttaaatgtttgt comes from Balaenoptera ricei isolate mBalRic1 chromosome 2, mBalRic1.hap2, whole genome shotgun sequence and encodes:
- the C1QL3 gene encoding complement C1q-like protein 3 — translated: MVLLLVILIPVLVSSAGTSAHYEMLGTCRMVCDPYGGTKAPSTAATPDRGLMQSLPTFIQGPKGEAGRPGKAGPRGPPGEPGPPGPAGPPGEKGEPGRQGLPGPPGAPGLNAAGAISAATYSTVPKIAFYAGLKRQHEGYEVLKFDDVVTNLGNHYDPTTGKFTCSIPGIYFFTYHVLMRGGDGTSMWADLCKNNQVRASAIAQDADQNYDYASNSVVLHLEPGDEVYIKLDGGKAHGGNNNKYSTFSGFIIYAD